A portion of the Manihot esculenta cultivar AM560-2 chromosome 2, M.esculenta_v8, whole genome shotgun sequence genome contains these proteins:
- the LOC110608462 gene encoding GDSL esterase/lipase At5g37690 gives MATVQLIALAAALIFASATTSLVSAAPVVTYVFGDSLTEVGNNNYLQYSLARSDYPWYGIDFSGGQATGRFTNGRTIGDIISEKLGIQSPPPYLSLSKNDDALLKGVNYASGGAGILNDTGLYFIQRLSFDDQINCFKKTKEVIKRKIGEAAANKHCNEALYFIGIGSNDYVNNFLQPFLVDAQQYTPDEFLELLISTLDQQLLRLYQLGARKIVFHGLGPLGCIPSQRRKSKKGICLKRVNEWTLEFNSRVQKLLTTLNQRLPNANFLFADTYGDVLDLINNPTAYGFKVSNTSCCNVDTSIGGLCLPNSKLCKNRKEYVFWDAFHPSDAANQVLAEKFFSFLFPNLPSPSAAPKPSPSAAPKPSPSH, from the exons ATGGCAACAGTTCAATTGATAGCTTTAGCAGCTGCATTAATTTTTGCATCAGCAACAACTTCTCTAGTTTCTGCTGCGCCAGTAGTCACATATGTGTTTGGTGACTCGTTGACAGAAGTCGGAAACAATAATTACCTTCAATACTCTCTTGCAAGGTCTGATTATCCATGGTATGGGATTGATTTTTCCGGTGGGCAGGCCACCGGAAGGTTCACAAATGGGAGGACTATTGGGGATATAATAT CTGAAAAACTTGGGATTCAATCACCACCACCTTACCTTTCCTTGTCAAAGAATGATGATGCATTGCTAAAAGGGGTTAATTATGCGTCTGGTGGAGCAGGAATTCTTAATGATACGGgactttatttt ATTCAGAGATTGTCCTTTGATGATCAGATTAATTGCTTTAAGAAAACTAAAGAAGTAATCAAGAGGAAAATAGGAGAAGCCGCTGCTAACAAGCACTGCAATGAGGCCCTGTATTTCATTGGCATTG GCAGCAATGACTATGTGAACAATTTTCTGCAGCCATTTTTGGTAGATGCACAACAGTACACACCCGATGAATTTCTGGAACTCTTGATCTCCACATTAGATCAACAACTTCTG AGGCTATATCAACTAGGTGCAAGAAAAATAGTTTTCCATGGACTTGGGCCTCTGGGATGCATTCCTTCTCAGAGAAGGAAATCCAAAAAAGGCATATGCTTGAAGCGAGTGAATGAATGGACATTGGAGTTCAACTCCAGAGTACAGAAGCTCTTAACTACTCTGAACCAACGACTCCCCAATGCCAATTTCTTGTTTGCAGACACATATGGAGATGTTCTGGATTTGATCAATAATCCTACAGCTTATG GTTTCAAAGTGTCAAACACATCATGCTGCAATGTGGATACGAGCATTGGAGGTTTATGCTTGCCCAACTCAAAATTATGCAAAAATCGCAAGGAATATGTTTTCTGGGACGCATTTCATCCTTCTGATGCAGCAAATCAAGTACTAGCTGAAAAATTCTTCTCCTTCCTATTTCCCAATCTCCCTTCTCCTTCTGCTGCACCAAAGCCTTCTCCTTCTGCTGCACCAAAGCCTTCTCCTTCTCACTGA